Within the Clostridia bacterium genome, the region CCGAGGTACGCTTCCGCGTCCGCCTTCAGCTTCTGCAGGATCATCGCGGAGATCTCCTGCGGGGTGTAGCTCTTGTCGCCGATGACGCTCTTGTGATCGGTGCCCATCTCTCTCTTGATGGAGGAAATGGTCCTGTCGGGGTTGGTTATCGCCTGTCTCTTGGCGACCTGCCCGACCATTCTCTCGCCGGACTTGGCGAAAGCGACTACGGACGGAGTGGTGCGTCCGCCTTCGGCGTTGGCGATGACGACGGGCTCGCCGCCCTCCATGACCGCTACGCAGGAATTGGTT harbors:
- a CDS encoding Hsp70 family protein → MSKIIGIDLGTTNSCVAVMEGGEPVVIANAEGGRTTPSVVAFAKSGERMVGQVAKRQAITNPDRTISSIKREMGTDHKSVIGDKSYTPQEISAMILQKLKADAEAYLG